The following DNA comes from Spirochaetaceae bacterium.
TTCGCGTCCACCAGGTGCCGGCCATTCTCGTCGTAGGTGCGCGATCCCAGGTTCTTGAGGTAGGCGTCGTACTGGCCGACGGTGTTGGCCACCTTGTCGGCCGCGAGCAGCAGACTGGCGATCAGGACGTGCTGTTCCTGCTCGGTGCAGTCCCGGTCCCTCATGCGGAGCGCTATCCGGTCGCGAATGGCGTCTATGCGGCCGGCGTTGTCGTGCGTGAAGTAGCGCCCGCCGTAGTGTTCCCGCGCATAGCCATGCGCCGGTTCCAGTTGATTCAACTCGCGCAGCGCGTCGGCCACGTACGCGAGCCGCACGTCGGCTTCGCTGGAGGTGAAGAAGGCGCGGTTGATCGAGTAGTTGCTGGCCAGGTTGTCGACCAGGGTGAGCCGGCTGGTGTGTGAGCGCATGCGATCGGCCACCACGCCGGTTCCGGCAAATCCGTCGAAGAACGACCCCACGTCGCCCGCGGCGGAAAGGATCTCCCGCTCGATGAAGTCGAGCAGCCTCACCTTGGAGCCGAGGTACTTGCGGTTGTGCAGCGTCACGGCGCCGAACTCGTCGAACGCCCGGCTCAGCGGCGAGCCGGCCTGCGAAGTGAACAGTCCCAACTGAGACACCGGTTCACGGCTCCCGCGGCGGCGTCACGAAGTGTCGGCCGCTCCGCGGCCCCGGTCGCCGCCGCTGCGCGTGCGTATCATGTACGGGCCTGCCACGGTGGCCATTATGCACACCGTGGCAGGCATTTACACGGATCGCCACCCGCGCGCCGGCCGGAGTCCGGAGACTCCCGGCCGCCCGGGTCAGCTCTCGACTGCCCCGCCGCTCACCGCAGGTCGGCCGGCAGGATTGGGTAAC
Coding sequences within:
- a CDS encoding DNA adenine methylase; this encodes MSQLGLFTSQAGSPLSRAFDEFGAVTLHNRKYLGSKVRLLDFIEREILSAAGDVGSFFDGFAGTGVVADRMRSHTSRLTLVDNLASNYSINRAFFTSSEADVRLAYVADALRELNQLEPAHGYAREHYGGRYFTHDNAGRIDAIRDRIALRMRDRDCTEQEQHVLIASLLLAADKVANTVGQYDAYLKNLGSRTYDENGRHLVDANVYAPLRLRMPVLRFAAGATVLRADVNEVAADHEADVAYLDPPYNDRQYVDCYHVLENIARWTKPPLHGKTRKFERDALKSDYSRRRTALAAFAQLVDRIRARYIVVSYSNEGLLSVADLKATLETRGPTTIASSDYAVFGNGAGQSVRRRVVEYLAICRADGVDK